The Sinorhizobium fredii genome contains the following window.
CGAAAGCCGTCAGCGGCAATCCCGATGCCGTCCTTGTCGCGGTTGCCGATGCCTTTCCGGCAGCGGCGGAGGCAATCGCCGGGGCCTATGGCTGCGACGTTCGCACCATCGAGGCGATCGAGGCCGCTTCCGACATCGATGCCGTCGTCATCTGCACGCCGACCGACACCCATGCCGACCTGATCGAGCGCTTCGCCCGGGCCGGAAAGGCGATCTTCTGCGAGAAGCCGGTCGACCTCGACGTCGATCGCGTCAAGACCTGCCTCGAGGTGGTCTCCGAAACCGGGGCGAAGCTGATGGTCGGCTTCAACCGCCGCTTCGACCCGCATTTCATGGCCGTGCGCAAGGCGATCGACGCCGGCACTATCGGCGACGTCGAAATGGTGACGATCACCTCGCGCGATCCGGGCGCCCCGCCCGTCGATTACATTAAGCGCTCGGGCGGCATCTTCCGCGACATGACCATCCATGATTTCGACATGGCGCGCTTCCTGCTCGGCGAGGAGCCAGTTTCGGTGACGGCGACCGCCGCCGTGCTCGTCGACAGGGCGATCGGCGAAGCGGGCGACTATGACAGCGTCTCCGTCATTCTGCAGACGGCATCCGGCAAGCAGGCGGTCATCTCCAACTCGCGCCGCGCCACCTATGGCTACGACCAGCGCATCGAGGTGCACGGCTCGAAGGGCGCCGTTTCGGCCGAGAACCAGCGACCGGTCTCGATCGAGATCGCCACCGGCGAGGGCTATACGCGCCCGCCGCTGCACGATTTCTTCATGACGCGCTACACCGAAGCCTATGCGAACGAGATCGAAAGCTTCATCGCCGCGATCGAGAAAGGCGCGGAAATCACCCCGTCCGGCAAGGACGGGCTTGCCGCCCTCGCCCTTGCCGATGCGGCCGTCCGCTCTGTCGCCGAAAAGCGCCAGATCAGCGTCGCCTGAAGCTCAGGCAATCTGAAGGGACAAAGGCCGGGCGTTCCTGGCCTTTGTTTTTTGGCGACGCCGTGTCAGACGGCGCACTACACGACAGCGTCTGCCGCCCCTCGGTTGCGGTACGGCATGGCTTCACCTCCACACCCTCATTCCTGTGCTTGTCACTGGAATCCAGTCCGCCCAAGTCCTTGGCTGTAAGACTCCTCCGCGCCGCAGACGCGGCGTTGCTGGATTCCTGTGACAAGCACAGGAATGAGGGCGAAAAGAAAGTCTCCGTCGAAACCCATTTGACTGCAACAGGCAGACTACGCCTCGACCGACCGGAGCACCGGAGCGTCCGATGACACATTCGCTCTGGCACTCGGCGCACGTCCCGGCCGGCCGGTGAGGAACCCCTGAACCTGCCGGCACCCCTCCTCGACGATGATCTGCTTCTGCCGCTCGGTTTCGACGCCCTCGGTCACGACCGGCAGGTCGAGACTATGGCCGAGCGCGATGATCGCCCGGATGATCGCATGGGCGGCCGGGTCCTTGTCGAGCGCCGCCGTGAAGCTGCAATCGATCTTCAGCTTGTCGAAGGGGAAGGTCTGCAGGTTGGCGAGCGACGAATGTCCCGTACCGAAATCGTCCATGACGATCCGCACGCCGAGCAGCCGAAGCCGCACGAGTGCCGCCAGCACGTCTTCCCGGTTGTGCAGCAGCGCCGCCTCGGTGAGTTCCAGTTCCAGCCGCCGCGGCTCGAGGCCTGTGCGTCGCAGGATGCCGGCGATCTGGTCGAAAAGGCTCGGCACGAGGAACTGGACCGGCGAGATGTTGACGGAGACCGGCAGCGGCTCCGTCCAGCGGACCGCTTCGGCGCAGGCCTGTTCCAGCACCCATTCGCCGATCTGGATGATCGAACCGCTTTCCTCGGCGATCGGGATGAAGACATTCGGCCCGACGAGCCCGCGCTCCGGATGTCTCCAGCGCAGCAGCGCCTCGTATCCGACCACCCGATCGTCACGGACATCGACGAGCGGCTGGTATTCGAGGAACAGCTGATGCCTGAGGATCGCGTGCCGGAGGTCGCTCTCCATCTGACGGCGCGAGCGCACCGCCTCGTCCATTTCCGCATCGAAGAAGCAGGCGATGCCCTTGCCCGTCTGCTTGGCCCGGTAGAGCGCCGTATCGGCATTGTTGCAGAGCCGCTCTGCCGTGTCGCCGTCGCCGGGGTAGATCGCCACGCCCATGCTGACGCCGACGGCCATCGGATCGCGGTGGGTATCCATCTCCTCGGCGAAGAGCCTGAGGATGCGGTCCGACAATTGCCGCGCCGCTTCCGGCTGCGCGGCGCCGGTCTGCAGGATGGCGAATTCGTCGCCGCCGAGCCGGGCGATCGAATCGGCCTCGCCCGCAGCGGCACGCAGGATATCGGCAACCTTGCGCAGGATCCGATCGCCTTCGCCATGGCCGAATATGTCGTTGACGGCCTTGAACCGGTCGAGGTCGAGACAGAAGATCGCGAGCTGTTCGTTTCTCGCGGCGGCGACCGCCAGAGCCTGGTTCATCCGCCTCTCGAAGGAACTGCGGTTGGAAAGATCCGTCAGCGCGTCATGGTGGGCGAGATGCTCGATGGTCCGCTCGGCCTCCTTTCGGGCGCTGAGGTCGCGCACGAAGATCACGTCGGATTGCCGGCCGCGGTATTCGATCGTCCGGCAGAGGTGCTCGACCGGCACAAGCCGCCCGTCGGCACGGAGGAGTTCGACCTCCGCGGGAGCGTCATCGATCTGGCGCTCGCGCGCTTCGCGCCCCTGAGGTGGCGCGAAGAGCTCTTCAGGTCTTCTGCCGATGAGATCGGCCACCTTTGCGCCGCAGAGGCCGACAAACCGCTCGTTCGCATCGATGATCCTGCCGTTGCAGACGATCACCATCCCTTCGAGCGAGGCGTTGGCGAGGCCGCGCAGGTCGGTCAAATGCCGATCGATGAACAGCGCGCCCAGCGCCGTGAGGATCAGCGTCGTCGAAGCCACGACGACACCGCCGGCGAGCCAGACGGGATCGAAGGCGTCCGCTGCCGCCGCGCTCGGATCGGGCACCAGGGTGACGCCGCTCATCGAGGTGAAGTGCAGGACGCATATCGCCAGCACGAGCAGCAGCGTCGGAACGACCAGCTTGCGCACGCCGCCGAGAGCCTGAAAGGCATGGAGCGCAAAGACGGCGATCAGCGGCCCGAAGAGGACGGCGGCGAAACCCATTTGCGGATCGAATTCGATGCGCGCCTGCGTCTCGACGGCGCGCATGCCCGTTACATGCATGGCGGCGATGCCGAGGCCGAGGAAAATGCCGGCGCCGGGGAAGGCGTAGCGGGACGTGCCGAGAAGGGCGGTCGCAAAGGCGAGCCCGGAGGCGACCACCGCGACCAGCGCCGAAAACAACGTACCCCAGGCGTCGTAGGCAATAGGCACGCCACCATCATAGGCGAGCATAGCGATGAAATGCGTCGACCAGACCCCGACGCCGCAGGCACAGGCGCAGGCTGCGGTCCAGAGGTGCCGCTGGAGGCCCTCGCTGCGCTCGGCGCGCTGCAAGAGCAGCATCGTCGCCGCGCTGCCGGCCAGACAGACGATCGCCGCCACCGCAACCAGGCGCCAGTCGTGACGATCGCTTATGCATGCAATTACTGAGAACATGGCCGTCTCCCGTCCCGGAAACAGCTTGGCAGGCAGACGCTAAATAACCGTAAATTGTACTAGTATGATAATTCGCCTCTGGAATGTCTGTGCCTGAAATACCTAGGAATGCCCGGCGGCCGTGATGTCGCTGTCGACGGCGCCTAGCGCCCGACCGAGATGGCCGTCGAAGACGAGCCGCTGCTCGTCGCCGACGACGGTGATCTCCGGCAGGCCATCGAGGCGAACCTGCAAGGATTGCGCAAGCCCCTCCTCAACCCCCTTTTGCAGCAGATCGAAATAGCGCGTCCCCTGCCCCGTGACGTAGATCGGCATCGGCTCGTAGAGGCTCAGCATGCGCGAAATGCCGTTGCCGAGCGCGATGCCGGCCTGGCGGAAGGCATAGCCGGGCATGCGCTGGCCCTGACGCGCACCGGTGGCGATCTTGTCCATTTCGGCAAGCGGCACGAATTTCGCGGGAATCGTGTCGGACGGCACCTCGAAGGCGGCGCGCAGAATGCCGTAGAAGCCGGCAACGGCCTCGATGCAGCCATGGGAGCCGCAGCGGCAGAGGCCGGCGGAGGAGGCGTGCAGCATGTGCCCGAAATTCGGCGCGGAAACGTCGAGTTCGCCCGACCGCCCCCTTCGGGCAAGACCGAGACCGATGCTGTGGCCGAGCGAGACGGCCGCCAGCCCCTTGAAGGCGTCGCCCTTCTCTTCCGCCTTGGCCGCCAGCGCCTGGGCGACGAGCAGTGTCTCGTTGCTGAGCATGATCCGGGCCCGCCAATCGGGCCCGAGCAGTTTCGAAAAATCGAGTTCTTGGCGGCCGAAGACCGGCGACCAGAGGAGCCGCGCCCCGTCGCCCGCCACCAGCCCCTTGCTGCTGATCGAAACGGCAAGCACCCGCTCTTTCTCAATGCGCGAGCGCTGCAGCAGACGCTCGAGCGCCGCCAGGAAAACCTGGCCGAAAGCCACCGCGTCGCCGGCGTCATGGCTTCGCGCCTCCTCGAAGCGATCGAGGAGCACGCCGCCATAGTCGGCCAGCGAATATTGAACGATGTCGGAGGAGATCCGCACGACGATCACGTAGCCGCAGTCCCGCCGCTGCGCAAAGAGAACGCGCGGCCGCCCCCTGCCCCCTTGAACATGCTGCTCGGTCTTGGCGATCGTCCCCGACCGTTCCAGTTCGGCGGTGATGACGGAGATCGTCGCCGAGGCAAGGCCGGTCTGCTCGGCAATCTCCGTATGGGACAGCGCGCCCTTGCGCCGAAGCGCAGAAAGGACGAGCGCAGTGTTTTGCTGACGCACGACTTCGGTGCTCGTTTTGGTCAGCATTGCACGTCCCTGGGCTTGGCGGATTGCGCGATCACATGCCCTCTCAAAGCACCTGTTGACTGGCGAAACAAGACGTTACGGGCCTTGTTGACAGCCTTCTAAAACTCTGACATTTATTTTCTCGACTGTCGAGAAAAAAGCCTTGCACCTGTGGCAGCGCTCTTTGCGACAGCAGTTCACGGCTCGTCGGGGATGCGTGCGGGAGGTTCGTGCGCGCGGCGCTGCCACTTGGGAGGATAGAATGAAATCCATTTTGAAGCTGATGGCAGGGGCTGCCATCATCGCGTCCATGCATTCCGCAGCGGTCGCCAAGGACCTCGTCGTCGGCGTTTCCTGGTCGAACTTCCAGGAAGAGCGCTGGAAAACCGACGAGGCGGCCATCAAGGCAGCGCTCGAAGCCTCCGGCGACAAATATATTTCCGCTGACGCGCAGTCCTCTGCCGCCAAGCAGCTCACCGACATCGAATCGCTGATCGCCCAGGGCGCCAACGCGCTGATCGTGCTTGCGCAGGACTCCGATGCCATTGCCCCGGCAATCGAAAAGGCCACCGCGGAAGGCATTCCGGTCGTCGGCTACGACCGCCTGATCGAGAACCCGGCGGCCTTCTACATCACCTTCGACAACAAGGAAGTCGGCCGCATGCAGGCCCGCGAAGTGTTCAAGGCGAAGCCGGAAGGCAATTTCGTCTTCATCAAGGGCTCCTCCTCCGATCCGAACGCCGACTTCCTCTTCGCCGGCCAGATGGAAGTGCTGAAGGAAGCCGTCGACGCCGGCAAGGTCAAGAATGTCGGCGAAGCCTATACGGACGGCTGGAAGCCGGAAAATGCGCAGAAGAACATGGAGCAGTTCCTGACCGCCAACGACAACAAGGTCGATGCGGTCGTCGCCTCCAACGACGGCACCGCCGGTGGCGCGATCGCAGCGCTTTCGGCCCAGGGCCTTGCCGGCTCGGTTCCGGTCTCGGGCCAGGACGGCGACCATGCGGCGCTCAACCGCGTGGCGCTCGGCACGCAGACCGTCTCCGTCTGGAAGGACGCCCGTGAGCTCGGCAAGAAGGCGGCAGAAATCGCCGCAGCACTCGCCGGCGGCAAAACGATGGACGAGATCGAAGGCGTTCAGACCTTCAACGGCGGACCGAAGGGCGTCGCCATGAAGTCCGTCTTCCTGGCACCGATGGCGATTACCAAGGACAATCTGAACGTCGTCATCGACGCCGGCTGGATCTCCAAGGATGCCGCCTGCCAGGGCGTGGCTGCCGACTCCGTCGC
Protein-coding sequences here:
- a CDS encoding bifunctional diguanylate cyclase/phosphodiesterase; amino-acid sequence: MFSVIACISDRHDWRLVAVAAIVCLAGSAATMLLLQRAERSEGLQRHLWTAACACACGVGVWSTHFIAMLAYDGGVPIAYDAWGTLFSALVAVVASGLAFATALLGTSRYAFPGAGIFLGLGIAAMHVTGMRAVETQARIEFDPQMGFAAVLFGPLIAVFALHAFQALGGVRKLVVPTLLLVLAICVLHFTSMSGVTLVPDPSAAAADAFDPVWLAGGVVVASTTLILTALGALFIDRHLTDLRGLANASLEGMVIVCNGRIIDANERFVGLCGAKVADLIGRRPEELFAPPQGREARERQIDDAPAEVELLRADGRLVPVEHLCRTIEYRGRQSDVIFVRDLSARKEAERTIEHLAHHDALTDLSNRSSFERRMNQALAVAAARNEQLAIFCLDLDRFKAVNDIFGHGEGDRILRKVADILRAAAGEADSIARLGGDEFAILQTGAAQPEAARQLSDRILRLFAEEMDTHRDPMAVGVSMGVAIYPGDGDTAERLCNNADTALYRAKQTGKGIACFFDAEMDEAVRSRRQMESDLRHAILRHQLFLEYQPLVDVRDDRVVGYEALLRWRHPERGLVGPNVFIPIAEESGSIIQIGEWVLEQACAEAVRWTEPLPVSVNISPVQFLVPSLFDQIAGILRRTGLEPRRLELELTEAALLHNREDVLAALVRLRLLGVRIVMDDFGTGHSSLANLQTFPFDKLKIDCSFTAALDKDPAAHAIIRAIIALGHSLDLPVVTEGVETERQKQIIVEEGCRQVQGFLTGRPGRAPSARANVSSDAPVLRSVEA
- the iolG gene encoding inositol 2-dehydrogenase; the encoded protein is MTLRFGLLGAGRIGKVHAKAVSGNPDAVLVAVADAFPAAAEAIAGAYGCDVRTIEAIEAASDIDAVVICTPTDTHADLIERFARAGKAIFCEKPVDLDVDRVKTCLEVVSETGAKLMVGFNRRFDPHFMAVRKAIDAGTIGDVEMVTITSRDPGAPPVDYIKRSGGIFRDMTIHDFDMARFLLGEEPVSVTATAAVLVDRAIGEAGDYDSVSVILQTASGKQAVISNSRRATYGYDQRIEVHGSKGAVSAENQRPVSIEIATGEGYTRPPLHDFFMTRYTEAYANEIESFIAAIEKGAEITPSGKDGLAALALADAAVRSVAEKRQISVA
- a CDS encoding ROK family transcriptional regulator — protein: MLTKTSTEVVRQQNTALVLSALRRKGALSHTEIAEQTGLASATISVITAELERSGTIAKTEQHVQGGRGRPRVLFAQRRDCGYVIVVRISSDIVQYSLADYGGVLLDRFEEARSHDAGDAVAFGQVFLAALERLLQRSRIEKERVLAVSISSKGLVAGDGARLLWSPVFGRQELDFSKLLGPDWRARIMLSNETLLVAQALAAKAEEKGDAFKGLAAVSLGHSIGLGLARRGRSGELDVSAPNFGHMLHASSAGLCRCGSHGCIEAVAGFYGILRAAFEVPSDTIPAKFVPLAEMDKIATGARQGQRMPGYAFRQAGIALGNGISRMLSLYEPMPIYVTGQGTRYFDLLQKGVEEGLAQSLQVRLDGLPEITVVGDEQRLVFDGHLGRALGAVDSDITAAGHS
- the xylF gene encoding D-xylose ABC transporter substrate-binding protein translates to MKSILKLMAGAAIIASMHSAAVAKDLVVGVSWSNFQEERWKTDEAAIKAALEASGDKYISADAQSSAAKQLTDIESLIAQGANALIVLAQDSDAIAPAIEKATAEGIPVVGYDRLIENPAAFYITFDNKEVGRMQAREVFKAKPEGNFVFIKGSSSDPNADFLFAGQMEVLKEAVDAGKVKNVGEAYTDGWKPENAQKNMEQFLTANDNKVDAVVASNDGTAGGAIAALSAQGLAGSVPVSGQDGDHAALNRVALGTQTVSVWKDARELGKKAAEIAAALAGGKTMDEIEGVQTFNGGPKGVAMKSVFLAPMAITKDNLNVVIDAGWISKDAACQGVAADSVAACK